A region from the Sebaldella sp. S0638 genome encodes:
- a CDS encoding MBL fold metallo-hydrolase → MKNKKNVLKIVMLSLVLSMSLFAAEEAKEATNFTKNVNNQVLNELPFSDTQDFEDAKKGFIEELPDLVIKGSDGHNVWDLNSFQFLNGKGAPATVNPSLWRIAQINNINGLFKVTDRVYQIRGFDLSNMTIIEGNSGLIIIDPLVAAETSKAGLDLYYKNRPKKPVKAVIYSHSHVDHYGGVKGVITEDDVKSGRVKIGVSMKKWTQKS, encoded by the coding sequence ATGAAAAATAAAAAAAATGTATTGAAAATAGTAATGTTATCTTTAGTTTTATCAATGAGTTTATTCGCAGCAGAAGAAGCTAAAGAAGCAACAAATTTCACTAAAAATGTAAATAATCAAGTATTAAACGAATTACCGTTCAGCGATACACAGGATTTTGAAGATGCTAAAAAAGGTTTTATTGAAGAACTTCCAGACTTAGTGATAAAAGGAAGCGACGGACATAATGTCTGGGATTTGAACAGTTTTCAGTTTTTGAACGGTAAAGGTGCACCAGCAACTGTAAATCCGAGTTTGTGGAGAATAGCACAGATAAATAACATTAACGGTCTCTTCAAAGTAACCGACCGGGTATATCAGATAAGAGGTTTTGATCTTTCAAATATGACAATTATAGAAGGAAACAGCGGTCTTATAATAATAGATCCGCTGGTAGCCGCAGAAACTTCAAAAGCAGGTCTTGATCTTTATTATAAAAACAGACCTAAAAAGCCTGTAAAAGCAGTGATTTACAGTCATAGCCACGTGGATCACTATGGGGGAGTGAAAGGTGTAATAACTGAAGATGACGTAAAATCCGGCAGAGTAAAAATTGGTGTTAGTATGAAAAAGTGGACACAAAAATCTTGA